The following proteins come from a genomic window of Dreissena polymorpha isolate Duluth1 chromosome 1, UMN_Dpol_1.0, whole genome shotgun sequence:
- the LOC127864352 gene encoding uncharacterized protein LOC127864352 isoform X1, with the protein MQLFINKNILLKKKSRCCNTHMSGGKFTPETLSADIQGKIRSTTYMEPEQISSLINSLRQSATQRQKSCIDFDDPSTMTDADHWNLTGLTKDQFSTLIGDVDDIRTTKTRSIRTCIALLLVKLRTSLVNALLSTLFNMTIAQIRRALKSSRKSLMKSFVPKNMGFKHVSREEIKTTHTRPLAQELFAASDQNKSIIVLDGTYIYIQKSSNFSFARRSYSMHKHRPLVKPMIVVSTTGYIISILGPYLADSKNSDANILKHIINQNTEDFKSWIQEGDVVVVDRGFRDASTVLEELGVTMQMPSFMRKGSTQHTSEESNKSRLVTKIRWVVESTNGRLKTWTYLARTMPNTQVPFIGDYVRIVGAICNRFRPALSSGDSDQDKIVAERMLYLSGQNNDLQQFISDNDIEKITKASWKPMDELDINCPIMTEDELRCLIFGVYTVKLAASYTQEHMSSDGIYSIHGYVHNRSLLCLKFQSRHVSRKQYRSYIRFKEGSVDAWFCSCPVGARVVGTCAHVTSALWYLCFRRHQTDQPSDGPRNWAADISDAANVSY; encoded by the exons CTTTCTGCTGATATTCAAGGAAAAATTAGATCCACAACATACATGGAACCTGAACAGATAAGCAGTTTAATTAACTCGCTACGGCAAAGTGCGACACAACGTCAAAAATCTTGCATCGATTTTGACGACCCATCCACAATGACGGATGCTGATCATTGGAATCTTACTG GGTTGACGAAAGACCAATTCTCAACTCTTATCGGTGATGTAGACGACATACGGACAACAAAGACCAGGTCCATTCGAACATGCATCGCATTGCTCCTAGTCAAACTAAGAACTAGTTTAGTGAATGCGCTGCTCAGCACTTTGTTCAACATGACGATTGCGCAG ATTCGGCGTGCGTTGAAATCGTCAAGAAAATCTTTGATGAAATCGTTCGTGCCAAAGAATATGGGATTTAAACATGTTTCCAGAGAGGAGATAAAAACGACCCATACACGACCTCTAGCGCAAGAATTGTTCGCTGCATCTgaccaaaataaatcaataattgttttagatggaacatatatatatatacaaaaaagttCAAACTTTTCTTTCGCACGTCGGTCGTACTCCATGCACAAGCATAGGCCACTTGTCAAGCCAATGATTGTTGTGTCCACCACTGGCTACATTATATCTATTTTGGGACCGTACTTGGCGGATAGCAAAAACTCAGATGCAAATATACTGAAACACATCATCAATCAAAATACTGAGGATTTTAAG AGCTGGATTCAGGAAGGTGATGTGGTCGTAGTTGACAGAGGTTTCCGAGATGCGTCGACTGTTCTCGAAGAACTTGGTGTAACTATGCAGATGCCATCTTTTATGCGAAAGGGGTCTACACAGCACACAAGCGAAGAGTCTAACAAGTCGAGGCTTGTGACGAAG ATACGATGGGTTGTCGAGTCAACCAATGGCAGACTCAAGACATGGACATATTTAGCTAGGACAATGCCAAACACCCAAGTGCCatttattg gtGACTATGTGCGAATTGTTGGAGCAATCTGCAACCGCTTCAGACCGGCTCTAAGTAGCGGGGACTCCGATCAAGACAAAATAGTTGCAGAGAGAATGTTGTATTTGTCAGGGCAGAACAACGATTTACAACAATTCATCTCTGACAACGACATAGAAAAAATAACCAAGGCATCGTGGAAACCGATGGACGAACTAGACATAAACTGTCCAATAATGACCGAGGATGAACTTAGATGTCTAATCTTTGGTGTATACACAGTTAAGCTGGCGGCTTCTTATACACAAGAGCACATGTCAAGTGACGGAATATACTCAATTCACGGTTATGTGCACAATAGGAGTTTGCTGTGCTTGAAGTTCCAAAGTCGGCATGTGTCCCGAAAGCAATACCGGTCTTACATACGTTTTAAGGAGGGGTCAGTCGACGCATGGTTTTGCAGCTGCCCAGTGGGAGCACGTGTAGTTGGAACATGTGCGCACGTTACAAGTGCGCTGTGGTACCTTTGTTTCAGGCGACACCAAACTGATCAACCGTCAGATGGTCCGAGAAATTGGGCTGCAGACATTTCAGATGCTGCTAACGTGTCATATTAA
- the LOC127864352 gene encoding uncharacterized protein LOC127864352 isoform X2 yields the protein MTIAQIRRALKSSRKSLMKSFVPKNMGFKHVSREEIKTTHTRPLAQELFAASDQNKSIIVLDGTYIYIQKSSNFSFARRSYSMHKHRPLVKPMIVVSTTGYIISILGPYLADSKNSDANILKHIINQNTEDFKSWIQEGDVVVVDRGFRDASTVLEELGVTMQMPSFMRKGSTQHTSEESNKSRLVTKIRWVVESTNGRLKTWTYLARTMPNTQVPFIGDYVRIVGAICNRFRPALSSGDSDQDKIVAERMLYLSGQNNDLQQFISDNDIEKITKASWKPMDELDINCPIMTEDELRCLIFGVYTVKLAASYTQEHMSSDGIYSIHGYVHNRSLLCLKFQSRHVSRKQYRSYIRFKEGSVDAWFCSCPVGARVVGTCAHVTSALWYLCFRRHQTDQPSDGPRNWAADISDAANVSY from the exons ATGACGATTGCGCAG ATTCGGCGTGCGTTGAAATCGTCAAGAAAATCTTTGATGAAATCGTTCGTGCCAAAGAATATGGGATTTAAACATGTTTCCAGAGAGGAGATAAAAACGACCCATACACGACCTCTAGCGCAAGAATTGTTCGCTGCATCTgaccaaaataaatcaataattgttttagatggaacatatatatatatacaaaaaagttCAAACTTTTCTTTCGCACGTCGGTCGTACTCCATGCACAAGCATAGGCCACTTGTCAAGCCAATGATTGTTGTGTCCACCACTGGCTACATTATATCTATTTTGGGACCGTACTTGGCGGATAGCAAAAACTCAGATGCAAATATACTGAAACACATCATCAATCAAAATACTGAGGATTTTAAG AGCTGGATTCAGGAAGGTGATGTGGTCGTAGTTGACAGAGGTTTCCGAGATGCGTCGACTGTTCTCGAAGAACTTGGTGTAACTATGCAGATGCCATCTTTTATGCGAAAGGGGTCTACACAGCACACAAGCGAAGAGTCTAACAAGTCGAGGCTTGTGACGAAG ATACGATGGGTTGTCGAGTCAACCAATGGCAGACTCAAGACATGGACATATTTAGCTAGGACAATGCCAAACACCCAAGTGCCatttattg gtGACTATGTGCGAATTGTTGGAGCAATCTGCAACCGCTTCAGACCGGCTCTAAGTAGCGGGGACTCCGATCAAGACAAAATAGTTGCAGAGAGAATGTTGTATTTGTCAGGGCAGAACAACGATTTACAACAATTCATCTCTGACAACGACATAGAAAAAATAACCAAGGCATCGTGGAAACCGATGGACGAACTAGACATAAACTGTCCAATAATGACCGAGGATGAACTTAGATGTCTAATCTTTGGTGTATACACAGTTAAGCTGGCGGCTTCTTATACACAAGAGCACATGTCAAGTGACGGAATATACTCAATTCACGGTTATGTGCACAATAGGAGTTTGCTGTGCTTGAAGTTCCAAAGTCGGCATGTGTCCCGAAAGCAATACCGGTCTTACATACGTTTTAAGGAGGGGTCAGTCGACGCATGGTTTTGCAGCTGCCCAGTGGGAGCACGTGTAGTTGGAACATGTGCGCACGTTACAAGTGCGCTGTGGTACCTTTGTTTCAGGCGACACCAAACTGATCAACCGTCAGATGGTCCGAGAAATTGGGCTGCAGACATTTCAGATGCTGCTAACGTGTCATATTAA